Proteins encoded together in one Ipomoea triloba cultivar NCNSP0323 chromosome 4, ASM357664v1 window:
- the LOC116014695 gene encoding feruloyl CoA ortho-hydroxylase F6H1-2-like — translation MASPQSDVFHFVMKSGNGVKGLLAKGVETVPRECVQPLEERIDRAEQVSDEDSIPLIDFSDPETAEHKIQEAAKTWGFFQVINHGIPLQVLDNVIEAAHVFFELPAEEKMKYLRENSSSSAVELFHSAIGGDDDNSKVLEWRDSVHHECIPGDDGKFWPPETRDQVLEFSKWAKPLARRLVEMLVRGLSVKTIDQTLEPVLMGKIAVVMNYYPPCPPNPNLTIGCRRHCDISTISMLLQDDTGGLYVRGRDSDKWVHVAPVRGALAVNIGNSLQFMSNGRYKSVEHCAAVDSCKTRVSVPMFVNPSFDSVVGPLPETLDAGEKASYKVFRFSDYWDYFMTIRPSGRASIEYARI, via the exons ATGGCTTCACCCCAATCCGACGTCTTCCATTTCGTGATGAAGTCCGGCAACGGAGTGAAGGGCCTCCTCGCCAAAGGCGTCGAAACCGTGCCTCGCGAATGCGTCCAGCCCCTCGAGGAAAGGATCGACAGGGCCGAACAAGTGAGCGATGAAGACTCCATTCCGCTCATCGATTTCTCGGATCCGGAGACAGCCGAACACAAAATCCAGGAAGCTGCGAAGACTTGGGGATTTTTTCAGGTGATCAATCACGGAATCCCTCTGCAGGTTCTAGACAACGTCATCGAAGCAGCTCACGTCTTCTTTGAGCTCCCGGCTGAAGAGAAGATGAAATACTTGAGAGAGAACAGTTCCTCTAGCGCCGTGGAGTTGTTTCACAGCGCCATTGGTGGAGATGATGACAATAGTAAGGTTTTGGAGTGGAGAGACTCTGTGCACCATGAATGCATTCCTGGTGATGATGGCAAGTTTTGGCCTCCGGAAACCAG gGACCAAGTTTTGGAGTTCTCAAAATGGGCAAAACCACTTGCTAGAAGGCTGGTAGAAATGCTTGTGAGAGGATTGAGTGTGAAGACAATAGATCAAACCCTAGAGCCGGTCTTGATGGGCAAGATAGCCGTGGTCATGAATTACTACCCGCCCTGCCCTCCCAACCCTAATCTCACCATCGGCTGCCGCCGCCACTGTGACATTAGCACCATTTCCATGCTCCTCCAAGACGACACCGGCGGCCTTTACGTCCGAGGGAGGGATTCCGATAAGTGGGTCCACGTAGCGCCGGTGAGAGGAGCACTAGCGGTTAATATAGGGAACTCACTTCAATTCATGAGCAATGGTCGATACAAGAGCGTTGAGCACTGCGCGGCTGTTGATTCTTGCAAGACTAGGGTTTCGGTGCCGATGTTCGTGAATCCGAGCTTTGATTCCGTCGTCGGCCCTTTGCCGGAAACGCTAGACGCTGGAGAGAAGGCATCATATAAGGTATTTCGGTTTTCCGATTACTGGGATTATTTCATGACTATTCGTCCTTCCGGAAGAGCTTCCATTGAGTATGCAcgcatttaa
- the LOC116015163 gene encoding uncharacterized protein LOC116015163: MSPASRSKSKDKKAGNGKEPPKASAKTSSHANVSAGVATSGYNPILGTFHALDPAPVTAAAAAAAAPIHVNGRFKNIDETDDQNSNSFGTGVEYDSVSNNGSWSGESEDHKVSHPAPKQEIVPGADGDKREKIRQKNERKHQRQKERRAQELHEKCSGYLMSRKLEALAQQLVAMGFSQERATMALIQNEGKVEESVAWLFEGGEEADEHKEHDIDGGGNLKIDISEELNRISDMENRYKCSKQEVERVVVACEGDIEKAEESLRTQKQESTFVPSKTEETGDPPTVGSGKVPNTASQNSISAAVKHTSPAAIQQKRDDKDFNYTKVTATANSSIDPASKSVQSLKRVQPKMEWAKPPQVIVSSDKRWQGALSNPSAYSFTSSQASPSPAKTEAQYVAVENELKNLQLGSIREPVIVMQRPQSINAKQFPPSTMSSSPPGTAGGWYPNGVETMKSTGMVPHVPGLRNLSPNTNQLYNQLHYQQQQQQQQYVSTNGGSHESPGTSRGNGMWSRTGTSQPLTLAAASSLGLFSGLGTNGPSGSSSPVDWNSGFSMPQLDYNNIDWSLDRRSSSPISGGLWPTMNSLMQNNHHTFNSFTNGLGARVAMKPTLSSGDGISIPRLQDGIAPVETSAGGSREWTSPFEEKDLFSLPRQFVSSPSL; the protein is encoded by the coding sequence ATGTCTCCTGCATCTAGATCTAAGTCCAAGGACAAAAAGGCTGGGAATGGGAAGGAACCTCCAAAGGCATCCGCAAAGACTTCAAGCCATGCCAATGTAAGTGCTGGGGTCGCAACTAGTGGGTACAATCCTATTTTGGGAACATTCCATGCACTGGACCCAGCTCCTGtgactgctgctgctgctgctgctgctgccccGATTCATGTTAATGGCCGCTTCAAAAACATAGACGAGACTGATGATCAGAATAGCAACTCATTTGGCACTGGTGTGGAGTATGATTCCGTCTCAAACAATGGCAGTTGGTCTGGTGAGTCAGAAGACCACAAAGTGTCACATCCCGCTCCCAAGCAAGAGATAGTACCTGGTGCTGATGGTGACAAGCGGGAAAAAATCCGTCAAAAGAATGAAAGGAAGCACCAGCGCCAAAAGGAGAGGCGAGCACAAGAACTGCATGAAAAGTGCAGCGGCTATCTCATGTCAAGGAAGTTAGAAGCACTTGCTCAACAGCTTGTTGCAATGGGATTCTCTCAAGAACGAGCAACAATGGCTCTTATTCAGAATGAAGGCAAAGTAGAAGAATCAGTGGCATGGCTGTTTGAAGGAGGTGAAGAAGCAGATGAGCACAAAGAACATGATATTGATGGTGGTGGTaatttgaaaattgatataTCAGAAGAACTCAATCGGATTTCAGACATGGAAAATAGGTACAAGTGCTCCAAGCAGGAGGTTGAAAGAGTTGTGGTTGCCTGTGAAGGCGATATTGAGAAGGCTGAAGAATCTCTTAGGACACAAAAGCAGGAAAGTACTTTTGTGCCATCAAAGACAGAAGAAACTGGTGATCCTCCTACTGTGGGCAGTGGTAAGGTCCCAAACACTGCTAGTCAAAACTCAATAAGTGCTGCTGTAAAACACACATCTCCTGCTGCTATACAGCAGAAGAGGGATGACAAGGACTTCAATTATACAAAAGTCACAGCAACAGCAAATTCTTCTATAGATCCTGCAAGCAAAAGTGTACAATCATTAAAAAGAGTTCAACCAAAAATGGAGTGGGCCAAGCCACCACAAGTAATTGTGTCTTCTGATAAAAGGTGGCAGGGTGCACTGTCAAATCCATCTGCTTATTCTTTTACTTCTTCACAAGCATCCCCTTCTCCAGCTAAGACTGAAGCTCAGTATGTGGCTGTTGAGAATGAACTGAAGAACTTACAGCTAGGAAGCATAAGAGAACCAGTTATAGTCATGCAACGGCCCCAATCCATCAATGCAAAGCAGTTTCCACCATCAACCATGAGTTCATCACCACCTGGGACTGCTGGAGGATGGTACCCAAATGGTGTAGAAACTATGAAGTCCACTGGGATGGTGCCACATGTTCCAGGCCTAAGGAACCTTAGCCCAAATACAAACCAATTATATAACCAGCTTCATtatcagcagcagcagcagcaacaacaataTGTATCAACCAATGGCGGCTCACATGAATCGCCAGGGACAAGCAGGGGAAACGGTATGTGGAGTAGAACAGGTACATCTCAGCCTCTGACACTTGCTGCAGCTTCCTCGCTTGGACTCTTCTCTGGGTTAGGTACCAATGGGCCATCGGGCTCATCATCTCCTGTGGACTGGAACAGTGGTTTTTCAATGCCACAGCTAGATTACAACAACATAGACTGGAGTCTGGATCGTAGGTCGTCTTCACCAATATCAGGAGGGCTATGGCCAACGATGAACTCACTTATGCAAAACAACCACCATACATTCAATTCATTTACAAATGGACTCGGGGCAAGGGTTGCTATGAAACCTACTTTGTCGAGTGGGGATGGTATTTCAATTCCTAGGTTGCAGGATGGAATAGCTCCCGTGGAAACATCTGCTGGTGGGTCACGCGAATGGACTTCTCCTTTTGAAGAGAAAGATCTTTTTAGTTTACCCAGGCAATTTGTTTCCTCTCCTTCACTGTAG
- the LOC116015164 gene encoding 4-diphosphocytidyl-2-C-methyl-D-erythritol kinase, chloroplastic/chromoplastic, which produces MSSPASLCTSQLYNPLNANTKNRFLTRPQIGSSSYFHKKSQFKKTLVVRATAPDSRATRKQVELVYDLEEKFNKLADEVDRQAGLSRLTLFSPCKVNIFLRITGRREDGFHDLASLFHVISLGDKIKFSLSPSKSKDSLSTNAPGVPLDERNLIIKALNLYRKKTGTDKHFWIHLDKKVPTGAGLGGGSSNAATALWAANQFSDGLATEKDLQEWSSEIGSDVPFFFSHGAAYCTGRGEVVQDISFPTPFDIPMVLIKPPEACSTAEVYKRLQLDKSSKVDPSILLEKILKNGVSQDVCVNDLEPPAFEVLPSLRRLKQRIAAASRGQYDAVFMSGSGSTIVGIGSPDPPQFLYDEEEYKEVFLSEASFITRAPNQWYTESVSVDPCNSPTE; this is translated from the exons ATGTCTTCCCCAGCGTCCCTCTGCACTTCCCAGCTCTATAATCCCTTAAATGCCAATACCAAGAATCGATTCTTAACCAGACCCCAAATTGGGTCTTCCTCATATTTTCACAAAAAATCCCAATTTAAAAAAACCCTTGTTGTCCGAGCCACAGCTCCTGATTCTAGAGCTACCCGGAAACAAGTAGAG TTAGTGTATGATCTAGAAGAAAAGTTTAATAAATTAGCCGATGAAGTGGATAGGCAGGCTGGCCTTTCAAGGCTAACTTTGTTTTCTCCTTGCAAG GTAAATATTTTCTTGAGAATTACAGGCAGAAGAGAAGATGGGTTTCATGATTTGGCATCTCTGTTTCAT GTAATTAGTCTAGGAGATAAAATAAAGTTCTCTCTATCACCATCAAAGTCAAAGGACTCTTTATCAACTAATGCTCCTGGTGTTCCTCTTGATGAAAGAAATTTG ATAATAAAGGCACTTAATCTTTACAGGAAAAAGACTGGAACAGACAAGCACTTTTGG ATTCATCTTGATAAGAAGGTACCTACTGGGGCTGGTCTTGGTGGTGGGAGCAGCAATGCTGCAACAGCCTTATGGGCAGCAAATCAATTTAGTGACGGTCTTGCCACTGAAAAGGATCTGCAAGAATGGTCTAGTGAGATTGGTTCGGATGTAcccttttttttctctcatggAGCAGCCTACTGTACTGGTAGAGGCGAG GTTGTTCAAGATATCTCATTCCCGACGCCCTTTGACATTCCAATGGTTCTCATTAAACCTCCAGAAGCATGCTCTACGGCTGAAGTTTACAAG CGTCTTCAATTAGATAAAAGTAGTAAGGTTGACCCCTCAATCCTGCTGGAGAAGATTTTGAAGAATGGAGTTTCTCAAGATGTTTGTGTCAATGATCTAG AGCCTCCTGCATTTGAGGTCCTTCCATCTCTGAGAAGATTAAAGCAGCGTATAGCTGCTGCAAGTCGAGGGCAATATGATGCCGTTTTCATGTCCGGAAG TGGGAGTACTATAGTGGGGATTGGTTCACCAGATCCCCCACAGTTTCTGTATGATGAAGAAGAGTATAAGGAGGTCTTCTTGTCAG AAGCCAGCTTCATCACACGTGCACCTAATCAGTGGTATACAGAATCAGTTTCAGTCGATCCCTGCAACTCTCCTACAGAATGA
- the LOC116015439 gene encoding cysteine proteinase inhibitor A-like produces the protein MAMTGGISEVKGFQNSIEFDDLARFAISEHNKKANANLEFGKVVNVKRQVVSGTMHYITLEAADGGQKKVYEAKVWDKPWENFKEVQEFNLVGNA, from the exons ATGGCGATGACCGGAGGCATTTCCGAAGTCAAGGGATTCCAAAACAGCATCGAATTTGATGATCTCGCTCGCTTCGCCATCTCTGAACATAATAAGAAAGCG AACGCCAATTTGGAGTTTGGGAAGGTTGTGAATGTGAAACGGCAGGTGGTTTCTGGGACAATGCATTATATTACGCTTGAGGCAGCCGATGGGGGTCAGAAAAAGGTGTATGAAGCTAAGGTGTGGGATAAGCCATGGGAGAACTTCAAGGAAGTGCAAGAGTTCAATCTTGTTGGTAATGCCTAA
- the LOC116014694 gene encoding bi-functional coumaroyl CoA and feruloyl CoA ortho-hydroxylase F6H2-1-1-like, protein MASPQSDVFNFVMKSGNGVKGLLAKGIETLPRECVQPLEERIDRAEQVSDEESIPVIDFSDPEAAEAKIQEAAENWGFFQVINHGIPLQVLDNVIEAAHVFFELPAEEKMKYLRENSSSSAVEFFHHAIGGDDENSKVLEWRDSLHHECIPGDDGKFWPPETRDQVLEFSKWAKPLARKLVEMLVRGLGVKAIDQTLEPVLMGKIAVVLNYYPPCPPNPNLTIGCCRHCDICTITMLLQDDTGGLYVRGRDSDKWVHVAPVRGALAVNIGNSLQFMSNGRYKSVEHCAAVDSCKTRVSVPMFVNPSFDSVVEPLPETLDAGEKPAYKAFRFSDYWDYFMTTRPSGKAFIEYARI, encoded by the exons ATGGCTTCACCCCAATCCGACGTCTTCAATTTCGTGATGAAGTCCGGCAACGGAGTGAAGGGCCTCCTCGCCAAAGGCATCGAAACCTTACCTCGCGAATGCGTCCAGCCTCTCGAGGAAAGGATCGACAGGGCCGAACAAGTGAGCGACGAAGAGTCCATTCCGGTCATCGATTTCTCGGATCCGGAGGCGGCAGAGGCAAAAATCCAGGAAGCTGCGGAGAATTGGGGATTTTTTCAGGTGATCAATCACGGGATCCCTCTGCAGGTTCTAGACAACGTCATCGAAGCAGCTCACGTCTTCTTTGAGCTCCCGGCTGAAGAGAAGATGAAATACTTGAGAGAGAACAGTTCCTCTAGCGCCGTGGAGTTTTTTCACCACGCCATTGGTGGAGATGATGAGAATAGTAAGGTTTTGGAGTGGAGAGACTCTCTGCACCATGAATGCATTCCTGGTGATGATGGCAAGTTTTGGCCTCCGGAAACCAG gGACCAAGTTTTGGAGTTCTCAAAATGGGCAAAACCACTTGCTAGAAAGCTAGTAGAAATGCTTGTGAGAGGATTGGGCGTGAAGGCAATAGATCAAACCCTAGAGCCGGTCTTGATGGGCAAGATAGCCGTGGTCCTGAATTACTACCCGCCATGCCCTCCCAACCCTAATCTCACCATCGGCTGCTGCCGCCACTGCGACATATGCACCATTACCATGCTCCTCCAAGACGACACCGGCGGGCTTTACGTCCGAGGGAGGGATTCCGATAAGTGGGTCCACGTAGCGCCGGTGAGAGGAGCACTGGCGGTTAATATAGGGAACTCACTTCAATTCATGAGCAATGGTCGATACAAGAGCGTTGAACACTGTGCAGCTGTTGATTCCTGCAAGACTAGGGTTTCGGTGCCAATGTTCGTGAATCCGAGCTTTGATTCCGTCGTCGAGCCTTTGCCGGAAACGCTAGACGCCGGAGAGAAGCCGGCATATAAGGCATTTCGGTTTTCCGATTACTGGGATTATTTCATGACTACTCGTCCTTCCGGAAAAGCCTTCATTGAGTATGCAcgcatttaa